The Halarchaeum grantii genome contains a region encoding:
- the nucS gene encoding endonuclease NucS: MSDTDRSSLVAPAPAEAAAYVRDAHERRAFCTLLGRCHVAYDGRTTSHAGPADRLVALKPDLTLLVHAADGPKPQNWLAADALDVDVEDGSLLLTATRESPTEELRVTFESIEQAAAMAADETDATVEISGTEADLKERVLADPALVEPGFRALAAERDTPAGPVDVFGRDSSGRAVAVELKATRAGPDAASQLSRYVDALRRDLHADADVRGILVAPSCTPRTRRVLARDGHEFVSLEP; encoded by the coding sequence GTGTCCGACACCGACCGGTCGTCGCTCGTCGCCCCCGCGCCCGCCGAGGCCGCCGCGTACGTTCGGGACGCCCACGAGCGGCGCGCGTTCTGCACGCTCCTCGGTCGCTGTCACGTCGCCTACGACGGCCGCACGACCTCCCACGCCGGCCCCGCCGACCGCCTCGTCGCGCTCAAACCCGACCTGACCCTCCTTGTTCACGCCGCCGACGGCCCGAAGCCGCAGAACTGGCTCGCCGCCGACGCCCTCGACGTCGACGTCGAGGACGGGTCGCTCCTCCTCACGGCGACGCGCGAGTCGCCGACCGAGGAACTGCGCGTCACCTTCGAGTCCATCGAACAGGCGGCGGCGATGGCCGCCGACGAGACGGACGCCACCGTCGAAATTTCGGGGACCGAAGCCGACCTGAAGGAGCGCGTCCTCGCCGACCCCGCGCTCGTCGAGCCGGGCTTCCGCGCGCTCGCCGCCGAGCGCGACACCCCCGCCGGCCCCGTCGACGTCTTCGGGCGCGATAGCTCCGGGCGAGCCGTCGCCGTCGAGCTCAAAGCCACCCGGGCGGGCCCGGACGCCGCCAGCCAGCTCTCCCGGTACGTCGACGCCCTCCGCCGCGACCTCCACGCGGACGCCGACGTTCGCGGGATACTCGTCGCGCCCTCCTGTACGCCGCGCACGCGCCGCGTCCTCGCGCGCGACGGCCACGAGTTCGTCTCGCTCGAACCCTAG
- the lysX gene encoding lysine biosynthesis protein LysX has translation MRLGFLYSRIRKDEKLLLDALEERGHDVVKVDVRDPQFSIGERPDELADLDLALNRCQESSRVRYVSMFCEHYDVPVVNGARATTTCADKVRGSLALADADVPTPRTEVSFDVESALESVESFGYPCVIKPVTGSWGRLLAKIDTRDAAEAVLEHKQTLGSYEHSVFYVQEFVEKPGRDIRVVAADGEPVAAMTRSAEHWITNAARGGEAEAFEVDEEVRDLVERANDAVGGGLLGIDLMETGDGYTVHEVNATCEFKALNDAVPDVDVPARIVDWLEAKAEAAE, from the coding sequence GTGCGTCTCGGCTTCCTCTACTCGCGCATCCGGAAGGACGAGAAGCTCCTCCTCGACGCGCTCGAGGAACGCGGCCACGACGTCGTGAAGGTGGACGTGCGCGACCCGCAGTTCAGCATCGGGGAGCGCCCCGACGAGCTCGCCGACCTCGATCTGGCGCTGAACCGGTGTCAGGAGTCCTCGCGGGTGCGCTACGTGAGCATGTTCTGCGAGCACTACGACGTCCCGGTGGTGAACGGCGCGCGCGCGACGACGACGTGCGCGGACAAGGTGCGGGGCAGTCTCGCGCTCGCGGACGCGGACGTCCCCACGCCGCGAACCGAGGTGTCCTTCGACGTGGAGTCCGCGCTCGAGTCCGTCGAGTCGTTCGGCTACCCCTGCGTCATCAAGCCCGTCACCGGGTCGTGGGGGCGCCTGCTCGCGAAGATCGACACGCGCGACGCCGCCGAAGCCGTCCTCGAACACAAGCAGACGCTCGGGAGCTACGAGCACTCCGTCTTCTACGTCCAGGAGTTCGTCGAGAAGCCGGGGCGGGACATCCGCGTCGTCGCGGCGGACGGCGAGCCCGTCGCGGCGATGACGCGCTCGGCCGAGCACTGGATCACGAACGCGGCCCGTGGCGGCGAAGCCGAAGCGTTCGAGGTGGACGAGGAAGTCCGTGACCTCGTGGAACGAGCGAACGACGCGGTCGGCGGCGGCCTGCTCGGTATCGACCTCATGGAAACCGGCGACGGGTACACCGTCCACGAGGTGAACGCCACCTGCGAGTTCAAGGCGCTGAACGACGCGGTGCCCGACGTGGACGTGCCCGCGCGTATCGTCGACTGGCTGGAGGCGAAAGCGGAGGCGGCGGAATGA
- the nasA gene encoding assimilatory nitrate reductase NasA — MNGWVPTTCMRCAVGCGHLQRGADLGYGVDSVRGNAEHPTNRGLACQRGVRETADPDARFLTRPLVRRDDELVPTTWDVALGEVAERMREARAETPDAVGVLGSGQQTNEAAYALGKAARGVLGTRYYDANTTLCMASAVKAYYDAFGSDAPPCSYEDIPKAESHVVWGANPAVAHPVLFRWVTDSAAEGTLVVVDPVETESAEQADVHVQPDPGGDLPLARAVLAHVVETGRVDDAFVREHTRRFDDLRESLPTVADAADAAGVTVADVEVLAETLDARTLLYWGMGVNQSTRGTATAGALVDLCLATGNLGEGSGPFSLTGQANSMGTRVCSSKGGWPGMRDFGDAAARADVAETWGVPEERLPADAGPGPVGIMDAIGDPIEVLWTVATNPVAGLPDAERAAEKLDDVFLVVQDAFHSETVEYADVVLPAATWGESEGTTTNMERAVSRVRAVTDTPSGVRTDVDLIAAVANGVERGVIDRHPDPEALFEEMAALTEGTPADLSGLSYERLGEQGAVRWPAPDAETSVDYRYRDGDGWAFETADGKAWFSLGGASEGGLPEPTTEEYPLTLTTGREADGYNTGVRSRGGEAAVPTVRVNPADASDGDSVYVETRRGSAAAVVSTDSAVPEGVAWLSIHHPATNRLTLPEVDPRSAEPNYKQCAARVVPRVEEASESAEAAVRAAEEAGD, encoded by the coding sequence GTGAACGGCTGGGTGCCGACGACGTGTATGCGGTGTGCGGTCGGCTGCGGACACCTCCAGCGCGGCGCCGACCTCGGCTACGGCGTCGACTCGGTGCGCGGGAACGCCGAGCACCCGACGAACCGCGGGCTCGCGTGCCAGCGCGGCGTGCGCGAGACCGCGGACCCGGACGCGCGCTTCCTCACGCGCCCGCTCGTCCGCCGCGACGACGAACTCGTGCCGACGACGTGGGACGTCGCGCTCGGCGAGGTCGCCGAGCGGATGCGCGAGGCGCGCGCGGAGACGCCGGACGCCGTCGGCGTGCTCGGGAGCGGCCAGCAGACGAACGAGGCCGCGTACGCGCTCGGGAAGGCCGCGCGCGGCGTGCTCGGCACGCGCTACTACGACGCGAACACCACGCTCTGCATGGCGTCGGCGGTGAAAGCCTACTACGACGCGTTCGGGAGCGACGCGCCGCCGTGTAGCTACGAGGACATCCCGAAAGCGGAGAGCCACGTCGTCTGGGGGGCGAACCCGGCGGTCGCGCATCCCGTACTCTTCCGGTGGGTGACGGACAGCGCCGCCGAGGGGACGCTCGTCGTCGTCGACCCCGTGGAGACGGAGAGCGCCGAGCAGGCGGACGTCCACGTTCAGCCCGACCCCGGCGGCGACCTGCCGCTCGCGCGCGCCGTCCTCGCGCACGTCGTCGAGACCGGGCGCGTCGACGACGCGTTCGTGCGCGAGCACACGCGGCGCTTCGACGACCTCCGCGAGTCGCTCCCGACCGTCGCGGACGCGGCGGACGCGGCGGGCGTCACCGTCGCGGACGTCGAGGTGCTCGCGGAGACGCTGGACGCGCGAACGCTCCTCTACTGGGGGATGGGCGTCAATCAGAGCACGCGCGGGACGGCGACCGCCGGCGCGCTCGTCGACCTCTGTCTCGCCACCGGCAACCTCGGCGAGGGGTCCGGGCCGTTCTCCCTGACGGGGCAGGCGAACTCGATGGGGACGCGCGTCTGCTCCTCGAAGGGTGGGTGGCCGGGGATGCGCGACTTCGGCGACGCGGCGGCGCGCGCGGACGTCGCGGAGACGTGGGGCGTCCCCGAGGAGCGCCTGCCGGCGGACGCCGGCCCCGGGCCCGTCGGCATCATGGACGCCATCGGCGACCCCATCGAGGTGCTGTGGACGGTGGCGACGAACCCCGTCGCCGGCCTCCCGGACGCCGAGCGCGCGGCGGAGAAACTCGACGACGTCTTCCTCGTCGTGCAGGACGCCTTCCACTCCGAGACCGTCGAGTACGCGGACGTCGTGCTCCCGGCGGCGACGTGGGGCGAGAGCGAGGGGACGACGACGAACATGGAGCGCGCCGTCTCGCGCGTGCGCGCCGTCACGGACACGCCCTCGGGCGTCCGCACGGACGTCGACCTCATCGCGGCCGTCGCGAACGGCGTCGAGCGCGGCGTCATCGACCGGCATCCGGATCCCGAGGCCCTCTTCGAGGAGATGGCGGCGCTCACCGAGGGCACGCCCGCCGACCTCTCGGGGCTCTCCTACGAGCGCCTCGGCGAGCAGGGCGCGGTGCGCTGGCCGGCGCCCGACGCGGAGACGTCCGTCGACTACCGCTACCGCGACGGGGACGGCTGGGCGTTCGAGACGGCCGACGGGAAGGCGTGGTTCTCGCTCGGCGGCGCGAGCGAGGGCGGCCTCCCCGAGCCCACCACTGAGGAGTACCCGCTGACGCTCACGACGGGGCGCGAGGCGGACGGCTACAACACGGGCGTGCGCTCGCGCGGCGGCGAGGCGGCGGTCCCGACGGTCCGCGTGAACCCGGCGGACGCGAGCGACGGCGACAGCGTCTACGTGGAGACCCGGCGCGGGTCGGCGGCGGCCGTCGTCAGTACCGATAGCGCGGTGCCGGAGGGCGTCGCGTGGCTCTCCATCCACCACCCGGCGACGAACCGCCTGACGCTCCCGGAGGTCGACCCGCGCTCGGCGGAGCCCAACTACAAGCAGTGCGCGGCCCGCGTCGTCCCGCGCGTCGAGGAGGCGAGCGAGTCGGCGGAGGCGGCGGTGCGCGCGGCGGAGGAGGCCGGGGACTGA
- a CDS encoding molybdenum cofactor guanylyltransferase, which produces MRAGVLVAGGRSEAFGPAEKALATVDGQPMLRLAATALAPHVDELVVNCRRDQREVFAEALEGVAPEPRFAVDPRPDAGPVAGALTALRTTTASHAVVAACDQPFLDPGTVDALFEAANADGAIPRAAGTLRPFGGVYGVTPAKEACEAVVARGGESMREVVSFLDPAVVAVKRAASFLSVDTRADLAAARRDAPATAETRARSE; this is translated from the coding sequence ATGCGCGCGGGCGTGCTGGTCGCGGGCGGCCGCTCGGAGGCGTTCGGCCCCGCCGAGAAGGCGCTCGCGACCGTGGACGGCCAGCCGATGCTCCGGTTGGCGGCCACGGCGCTCGCGCCGCACGTCGACGAGCTCGTCGTGAACTGCCGACGCGACCAGCGCGAGGTGTTCGCGGAGGCGCTGGAGGGCGTCGCCCCCGAACCCCGCTTCGCGGTCGATCCGCGCCCGGACGCCGGCCCGGTCGCGGGCGCGCTGACCGCGCTCCGAACGACGACCGCCTCGCACGCCGTCGTCGCGGCCTGCGACCAGCCCTTCCTCGATCCGGGGACCGTCGACGCGCTCTTCGAGGCGGCGAACGCGGACGGCGCGATCCCACGCGCCGCCGGCACGCTCCGGCCGTTCGGCGGCGTCTACGGCGTCACGCCCGCGAAGGAGGCCTGCGAGGCGGTGGTGGCGCGGGGCGGCGAGTCGATGCGCGAAGTCGTCTCCTTCCTCGACCCGGCGGTCGTCGCGGTGAAGCGCGCCGCGTCCTTCCTGAGCGTGGACACGCGCGCGGACCTCGCGGCGGCGCGCCGGGACGCTCCCGCGACGGCCGAGACGCGCGCCCGAAGCGAGTGA
- a CDS encoding acetylglutamate/acetylaminoadipate kinase: MTVVVKVGGAKAVDPAGALADVAALIEEGEDVVVVHGGSTAVDDALEAMGIDPEYVETPGGVVGRFTDEETMDVFKMAMPGLVNTDLVVGLQNQGVDAVGLSGVDGGLLTGPRKSAVRVVEGGTKKIKRGDHSGTIESVNAELLETLLEAGHTPTVSVPMLGVEDDGSYTAVNSDADRSAAAVAGALDADLVLLTDTTGVYRDPEDPGTRIERVSTPAEYDELTDAAEGFMKRKVMAAEEALRGGAPTVVVGDANAANPIRSALDGDGTTIERDALPES; the protein is encoded by the coding sequence GTGACTGTCGTGGTCAAAGTCGGCGGCGCGAAGGCCGTCGACCCGGCGGGCGCGCTCGCGGACGTCGCCGCCCTGATCGAAGAGGGCGAGGACGTCGTCGTCGTCCACGGCGGGTCGACGGCGGTGGACGACGCGCTCGAGGCGATGGGTATCGACCCGGAGTACGTGGAGACGCCGGGCGGCGTCGTCGGGCGCTTCACGGATGAGGAGACGATGGACGTGTTCAAGATGGCGATGCCGGGGCTCGTGAACACCGACCTCGTCGTCGGCCTGCAGAACCAGGGCGTCGACGCCGTGGGGCTCTCCGGCGTCGACGGCGGCCTCCTCACCGGCCCCCGGAAGTCCGCCGTCCGCGTCGTCGAGGGCGGCACGAAGAAGATCAAGCGCGGCGACCACTCCGGCACAATCGAGTCGGTGAACGCCGAGCTGCTCGAGACGCTCCTCGAAGCGGGGCACACGCCGACGGTCTCGGTGCCGATGCTCGGCGTCGAGGACGACGGCTCCTACACGGCCGTCAACAGCGACGCGGACCGCTCGGCGGCCGCCGTCGCGGGCGCCCTCGACGCCGACCTCGTCCTCCTCACGGACACGACGGGCGTCTACCGGGACCCCGAGGACCCGGGGACGCGGATCGAGCGCGTCTCGACGCCGGCGGAGTACGACGAGCTCACGGACGCCGCCGAGGGGTTCATGAAGCGCAAGGTGATGGCGGCCGAGGAGGCGCTGCGCGGCGGCGCGCCGACGGTCGTCGTCGGGGACGCGAACGCCGCGAACCCGATCCGGTCCGCGCTCGACGGGGACGGAACGACCATCGAGCGCGACGCGCTCCCCGAGAGCTGA
- the lysW gene encoding lysine biosynthesis protein LysW: MAECPECGAELDLHETVEVGEIVDCGTCGAELEVTGEDPVTLEEAPELDEDWGE; this comes from the coding sequence ATGGCAGAGTGTCCCGAATGCGGCGCGGAACTGGACCTGCACGAGACGGTGGAAGTCGGCGAGATCGTCGACTGCGGAACGTGCGGCGCGGAACTCGAAGTGACGGGCGAGGACCCCGTGACGCTCGAGGAAGCGCCGGAACTCGACGAGGACTGGGGGGAGTAG
- a CDS encoding type II/IV secretion system ATPase subunit — protein sequence MSEPDAGEDETDDSSGRRRDALDAPTEGVPADAGPPPRHDAPTDGPRAELDAEPPASETKPERVKREVLDPVREFFEERADDAVPADATPEEAEAIRAEATPSEEFVAERWFDFAYLEEYDEVDRYWVNEPFAYVSVLYDADAKTYRYHVSEPVLDDFERYVREDLVRILRNSLMYQELDDDAADRETVFRRRAEELIEEHAATVEAGTVQKLLYYLLRDFLDYGRVDPIMRDGNVEDVSCDGADVPVYVYHRAYRDLRSNVRFDEKRLNSFVVRLAQRAGKHLSVSDPLVDASLPDGSRVQLTLGGDIATRGSNFTVRKFADVPYTPVDLVKWNTFSVEQMAYFWLAIENNRSLVFAGGTGSGKTTSLNAVSFFIPPDSKVVSIEDTREITLPHENWIQSVSRASVSSTGRGEVGTYQLLQASLRQRPEYILVGEIRTEQRVALTFFQAISTGHTAYTTVHADTVEGALARLQNPPLSVPTQMLQELDILSVQKQIYEGERRVRRNQSVTELRPPDDGADDVETHEVFRRDPKTDGHERVADSKVLQDIADSRGWDEETVVEELDAREDVLRYLVENDVTDYGAVAGVIHTYAKDARYVREGVRDGSLDPEALALDDGER from the coding sequence ATGAGCGAGCCGGATGCAGGGGAGGACGAAACTGACGACTCGTCGGGGCGGCGACGGGACGCGCTCGACGCACCGACGGAGGGCGTGCCCGCCGACGCCGGGCCGCCACCGCGCCACGACGCGCCGACCGACGGCCCGCGCGCGGAACTCGACGCCGAACCGCCCGCGTCGGAGACGAAGCCCGAGCGCGTGAAACGGGAGGTGCTCGATCCCGTCCGCGAGTTCTTCGAGGAACGCGCCGACGACGCCGTCCCCGCCGACGCGACGCCCGAGGAAGCCGAGGCGATTCGGGCGGAGGCGACGCCGAGCGAGGAGTTCGTCGCGGAGCGCTGGTTCGACTTCGCCTACCTCGAGGAGTACGACGAGGTGGATCGCTACTGGGTGAACGAGCCGTTCGCGTACGTCTCCGTGCTCTACGACGCGGACGCGAAGACGTACCGCTACCACGTCAGCGAGCCCGTCCTCGACGACTTCGAGCGCTACGTCCGCGAGGACCTCGTGCGCATCCTCCGGAACAGCCTCATGTATCAGGAGCTCGACGACGACGCGGCCGACCGCGAGACGGTGTTCCGCCGCCGCGCCGAGGAGCTCATCGAGGAGCACGCCGCCACGGTCGAGGCCGGCACCGTCCAGAAGCTCCTCTACTACCTCCTCCGGGACTTCCTCGACTACGGCCGCGTCGACCCGATAATGCGCGACGGGAACGTCGAGGACGTCTCCTGTGACGGCGCGGACGTCCCCGTCTACGTCTACCACCGCGCGTATCGCGACCTGCGCTCGAACGTCCGCTTCGACGAGAAGCGCCTGAACAGCTTCGTCGTTCGGCTCGCCCAGCGCGCCGGCAAACACCTCTCCGTCTCGGACCCGCTCGTGGACGCCTCGCTCCCGGACGGCTCACGCGTCCAGCTGACGCTCGGCGGGGACATCGCGACGCGCGGGTCGAACTTCACCGTCCGCAAGTTCGCGGACGTCCCGTACACGCCGGTCGACCTCGTGAAGTGGAACACCTTCTCCGTCGAGCAGATGGCGTACTTCTGGCTCGCCATCGAGAACAACCGCTCGCTCGTCTTCGCGGGCGGCACCGGCTCCGGGAAGACGACGAGCCTGAACGCCGTGAGCTTCTTCATCCCGCCGGACTCGAAGGTCGTCTCCATCGAGGACACCCGCGAGATCACGCTCCCGCACGAGAACTGGATCCAGTCCGTCTCGCGCGCCTCCGTCTCCTCGACGGGCCGTGGCGAGGTCGGCACCTACCAGCTCCTGCAGGCCTCCCTGCGCCAGCGCCCCGAGTACATCCTCGTCGGCGAGATACGGACGGAGCAGCGCGTCGCGCTCACGTTCTTCCAGGCGATTTCGACGGGGCACACGGCGTACACGACCGTCCACGCGGACACCGTCGAGGGCGCGCTCGCGCGCCTGCAGAACCCGCCGCTCTCCGTCCCGACACAGATGCTTCAGGAGCTCGACATCCTCTCCGTCCAGAAGCAGATCTACGAGGGCGAGCGGCGCGTCCGGCGCAACCAGTCCGTCACGGAGCTCCGGCCGCCCGACGACGGCGCCGACGACGTCGAGACCCACGAGGTGTTCCGTCGCGACCCGAAGACGGACGGCCACGAGCGCGTCGCGGACTCGAAGGTCTTGCAGGACATCGCGGACTCGCGCGGGTGGGACGAGGAGACGGTGGTCGAGGAGCTCGACGCGCGCGAGGACGTGCTTCGCTACCTCGTCGAGAACGACGTCACCGACTACGGCGCGGTCGCCGGCGTCATTCACACCTACGCGAAGGACGCCCGCTACGTCCGTGAGGGCGTCCGAGACGGGTCGCTCGACCCCGAAGCGCTCGCGCTCGACGACGGGGAGCGATGA
- the mutS gene encoding DNA mismatch repair protein MutS, with translation MDAALGPPQAMAAQREELTPMMAQYHDLCAEYDDSLVLFQVGDFYELFCEAAETAARILEIALTKREDSTGTYPMAGIPIDSAESYIESLLEAGYRVAVADQVEDPDEASGVVERAVTRVVTPGTLTESELLRSDDNNFVAALAHDDGSYGVAFLDVSTGDFVATGTGTRETVRDEVARFDPAEAIVGPEAPEGVFPDGCMVTGYDPEAFAADAARERVTDYFGSPETHLAGRAEVRACGALLAYAEYTRGGEHGRLDYLNHLTRYDPREYMVLDGVALRSLELFERRSVHGSEGAALVDVLDETACALGGRELKDWLRRPLVDRERIEARLDAVEELSEDPLTRDTLRGLLADVYDLERLVSRVSRRRADARDLRSLKATLDVVPEIRAGLDDAESALLRDLRERLDGLADVRDLIGEAIQQDPERELTEGGIIADGYDERLDELRATEREGQQWIDDLEAQERERTGVDSLKVGHNSVHGYYIEVTNPNLDAVPENYERRQTLKNSERFVTPALKEREEEILNASARADEHELDLFREVRRDVGEAAERIQNVADALAVVDVLVSLASVAAQYDYCRPEVGGNAVEIAGGRHPVVERTVESFVPNDLTLTRDVPVAVITGPNMSGKSTYMRQAALVAVLAQLGSFVPAESASLPLVDRVFTRVGASDDIAGGRSTFMVEMTELSDILRDATEDSLVVLDEVGRGTSTADGFAIARAITEHVHDEVGAYTLFATHHHDLTAVADDLAGAKNLHFRAEREDGDVTFVHEVAEGAATASYGIEVAREAGVPPSVVERARELVVENAENAAVGDDASESTATAASADGGRADAESDVLDELARLNLAEMTPIEALTTLNRLQREL, from the coding sequence ATGGACGCGGCTCTGGGACCACCGCAGGCGATGGCGGCTCAACGCGAGGAGCTGACGCCGATGATGGCCCAGTATCACGACCTCTGCGCGGAGTACGACGACTCGCTCGTGCTCTTCCAAGTCGGGGACTTCTACGAGCTCTTCTGCGAGGCGGCGGAGACGGCGGCGCGCATCCTCGAGATCGCGCTGACGAAGCGCGAGGACTCCACGGGCACCTACCCGATGGCGGGCATCCCCATCGACAGCGCCGAATCGTACATCGAGTCGCTGCTCGAGGCGGGCTACCGGGTCGCCGTCGCCGACCAGGTGGAGGACCCGGACGAGGCGTCCGGCGTGGTCGAGCGCGCCGTCACGCGCGTCGTCACGCCCGGCACCCTCACCGAGTCCGAGCTCCTGCGCTCGGACGACAACAACTTCGTCGCGGCGCTCGCGCACGACGACGGCAGCTACGGGGTGGCGTTCCTCGACGTCTCCACGGGCGACTTCGTCGCGACGGGAACCGGCACCCGCGAGACGGTGCGCGACGAGGTCGCGCGCTTCGACCCCGCCGAGGCCATCGTCGGCCCCGAGGCGCCCGAAGGGGTCTTCCCCGACGGCTGCATGGTGACGGGGTACGACCCCGAGGCGTTCGCGGCGGACGCGGCGCGCGAGCGCGTCACCGACTACTTCGGGTCGCCGGAGACGCATCTCGCGGGGCGCGCCGAGGTCCGGGCCTGCGGCGCGCTCCTCGCGTACGCCGAGTACACGCGCGGCGGCGAGCACGGCCGCCTCGACTACCTGAACCACCTGACGCGCTACGACCCCCGCGAGTACATGGTGCTGGACGGCGTGGCGCTGCGCTCGCTCGAGCTCTTCGAGCGCCGGAGCGTCCACGGGAGCGAGGGCGCGGCGCTCGTGGACGTCCTCGACGAGACGGCGTGCGCGCTCGGCGGCCGCGAGCTGAAGGACTGGCTCCGCCGCCCGCTCGTCGACCGCGAGCGCATCGAGGCGCGCCTCGACGCCGTCGAGGAGCTCTCCGAGGACCCGCTCACGCGCGATACCCTGCGTGGACTGCTCGCGGACGTCTACGACCTCGAGCGCCTCGTCTCGCGGGTGTCACGGCGTCGCGCGGACGCCCGCGACCTGCGCTCGCTGAAGGCCACGCTCGACGTCGTCCCCGAGATACGGGCGGGCCTCGACGACGCCGAGAGCGCGCTCCTCCGGGACCTCCGCGAGCGCCTCGACGGCCTCGCGGACGTCCGGGACCTCATCGGGGAGGCGATCCAGCAGGACCCGGAGCGCGAACTCACGGAGGGCGGCATCATCGCGGACGGCTACGACGAGCGCCTCGACGAGCTGCGCGCGACCGAGCGCGAGGGCCAGCAGTGGATCGACGACCTCGAAGCACAGGAGCGCGAGCGGACTGGCGTCGACTCGCTGAAGGTCGGGCACAACTCCGTCCACGGCTACTACATCGAGGTGACGAACCCGAACCTCGACGCCGTCCCCGAGAACTACGAGCGCCGCCAGACGCTGAAGAACTCGGAGCGCTTCGTGACGCCCGCCCTGAAGGAGCGCGAGGAGGAGATCCTGAACGCGTCGGCGCGCGCGGACGAGCACGAACTCGACCTCTTCCGGGAGGTTCGGCGCGACGTCGGCGAGGCGGCCGAGCGCATCCAGAACGTCGCGGACGCGCTCGCGGTCGTGGACGTCCTCGTCTCGCTCGCGTCCGTCGCCGCACAGTACGACTACTGTCGCCCGGAGGTGGGTGGTAACGCGGTCGAAATCGCGGGCGGGCGCCACCCGGTCGTCGAGCGCACGGTGGAGTCGTTCGTCCCGAACGACCTGACGCTCACCCGCGACGTGCCGGTCGCGGTGATAACGGGCCCGAACATGAGCGGGAAGAGCACCTACATGCGGCAGGCGGCGCTCGTCGCGGTGCTCGCGCAGCTCGGGAGCTTCGTGCCCGCCGAGTCGGCGTCGCTCCCGCTCGTCGACCGGGTGTTCACGCGCGTCGGCGCGAGCGACGACATCGCGGGCGGGCGCTCGACGTTCATGGTGGAGATGACGGAGTTGAGCGACATCCTCCGGGACGCCACCGAGGACTCGCTCGTCGTGCTCGACGAGGTCGGGCGCGGGACGAGCACGGCGGACGGCTTCGCCATCGCGCGGGCCATCACGGAGCACGTCCACGACGAGGTGGGCGCGTACACGCTGTTCGCGACGCACCACCACGACCTGACGGCGGTCGCCGACGACCTCGCGGGCGCGAAGAACCTGCACTTCCGCGCGGAGCGCGAGGACGGGGACGTGACGTTCGTCCACGAGGTCGCCGAGGGCGCGGCGACGGCGTCCTACGGCATCGAGGTGGCGCGCGAGGCGGGCGTCCCGCCCTCGGTGGTCGAGCGGGCGCGCGAACTCGTCGTCGAGAACGCGGAGAACGCCGCCGTCGGGGACGACGCGAGTGAGTCGACCGCGACGGCGGCGAGCGCGGACGGCGGGCGCGCGGACGCGGAGAGCGACGTGCTCGATGAGCTCGCGCGGCTGAACCTCGCGGAGATGACGCCCATCGAGGCGTTGACGACGCTGAACCGCCTCCAGCGCGAGCTCTAG